In Plasmodium chabaudi chabaudi strain AS genome assembly, chromosome: 9, the sequence ttgaAATAACGACTAACATTTGGGGTTAAACGGGTACCCTTTTGATCCTTTCttattttaacaaaataaccTTTAATCTTCATATCTGAATTTTGTACAAGcgctttaaaaaatttcttTGCCTTCTTTTTGagtttttcattttttggtTCTCTTTCGTATTTTATTaagttatttttaaaattgttgtCGAATTGATCATATATCAAAGCTTTTAAATCATTAGCTAATTTCTTTGAACTCCCATCATAGTTGTTTTCAAAATCATATTTCTTCATGTGTTGTGTAACTaaacatttaattttttcatttatataagaTAGAAAGTATGTTGTACCTTTTAATAACCCTTCAATTTTAGTAgtagaaaatttttttttcaaatatggAGAACGATTATTTATGGATATATCAAAGTCTGTAATAACCCAACGATAATCGCCACTTTcaaatgcatattttatattttctgaTTCATCACGAAAAACATCATTAATGGTATCTAAATATGGAAAGTACTTTTGCTTACCATTTGTGAATGTTACAGTTGGCTGCGTTACTGGATTGCGTATAACCAATTTTGGGCTGCTATTATTTGCACTTTGAAAGGATGCACCCTTAACATTTGCAGAAACCACTAATATGAAAagtgataatataatattcatcattttcataaataaaaaaaataagcacCCCTAAAAATGCTaagtttaatatatatatacctatCTAAAggtttatattaaaaaaaaaataataagattTATTCTTacaattaattatttgatttgattttataatattaaaaaaaaaggcttaatggatttatttttatataaggtaaatatattataatttatataataatgtttcAATTTGAGTAATAAAAGAAACATATAATCAGAATGATTTTTcctattttaatattaataaaaatcaatTGGTTTATTTAGCAGATTCGTAGGTGTGTATTAATACATAGGTGAAAAAATGAACCTGCATGCAAAGCTATCACATtttattcgttttttttacgCTAATTTGATCGAGCACAgctaaatatgtattatatgaCATCATCgtgaaaaatgaatttttatttttcataaattaattttaaagcAACACCAAAAGCCAAAACGGccaataatttatatgttatatacCTATTATAATCTAACGGCTATgcattaatataatataaataattatgcacattgatatttatgcatttttttcttttcactttttcttttcctaCTATTATTCTACTCTAAAACTGATACAAACATGCCAAAactaacaaaaaaattataattcaaAGAGTTTGGtaatttgaaatattacAGTTATGGAAATCATTTTGTCGTATTTAAATTGGCAGCAATTGTTTTAAGAATATTGaaaattcataaatttatgtttattttattattatatttttttatatataatactattCAAGacagtaatatatattaatatttttcgtCGTGCGTTGTCAATATAAAGtaaaaacattttgaaATCATAACCTTCTCCCCAcaaagataaatatatgtgctATGTACAACCCtatatactattttatacagttataatatattacttatttatataaatatttgtgcaaatttaaaaatgtttctaaaaaaaatcttaaacaaattttaattaaagtttttttttatatgtctatgcaaaaaattttcatgcTACACAAATAGGGTTTTCTCACCCTGCTATGCAgataataacaaataattcgcaaaaataatcaaacagattaaatagtaaaactatattatttaaggtttaaaaaaaaatgttattatgaa encodes:
- a CDS encoding fam-d protein; this translates as MKMMNIILSLFILVVSANVKGASFQSANNSSPKLVIRNPVTQPTVTFTNGKQKYFPYLDTINDVFRDESENIKYAFESGDYRWVITDFDISINNRSPYLKKKFSTTKIEGLLKGTTYFLSYINEKIKCLVTQHMKKYDFENNYDGSSKKLANDLKALIYDQFDNNFKNNLIKYEREPKNEKLKKKAKKFFKALVQNSDMKIKGYFVKIRKDQKGTRLTPNVSRYFNVNININKGNATHDFLHPKSNVGKPVAKPLRKP